Proteins co-encoded in one Oreochromis aureus strain Israel breed Guangdong linkage group 3, ZZ_aureus, whole genome shotgun sequence genomic window:
- the LOC116316490 gene encoding butyrophilin-like protein 2: MKKLLTSLLLVLVSQHALAAVVEVYEGVKSVLLPCKYSGFIPEDDPTVLWTRSDLNPKSVHVRREEADDLRGQNQCYSGRTSMRSDALDSLDFSLTLRNPTKTDSSNYTCSISDGTEDQRLRDIQLQVKDQQVEVKVVAGSESVILPCQIKPDLPEDTTVEWTRADQELVHVYSNRSDDLTKQDRLYRDRTKMNEDLLRTGDLSLTLKYPTERDSGGYICTIYRDKDILRQKVVLQVKEPFPSWATALLVFLLLVLVVSAVLLFNFWHHIMSVIPVEVEVLEGAESVQLPFKTTRNLLEDVKVLWERYDPRMKAHVYHNGSDLPEEQSEVYRGRTRMKGDPLRTGDLSLTVEQPTERDGGEYKCLVWRRGDFIRKKTVRLRVKGRVQVQDQTAGEQL, translated from the exons ATGAAGAAGTTGCTGACGTCACTGCTCCTCGTGCTCG tttcccagcatgccctgGCTGCGGTGGTGGAGGTGTATGAGGGGGTAAAGTCTGTCCTGTTGCCCTGCAAGTACTCAGGTTTTATCCCTGAGGATGACCCCACAGTGCTGTGGACTCGTAGTGATCTCAATCCTAAATCTGTCCATGTGAGACGAGAAGAAGCAGATGATCTCAGAGGACAAAACCAGTGTTACAGCGGGCGCACATCGATGAGGTCTGATGCTTTGGACTCTCTAgacttcagcctcactctgagaAACCCAACAAAGACTGACAGCAGCAACTACACCTGCTCCATCAGTGATGGGACAGAAGATCAGAGACTCAGAGACATCCAGCTGCAGGTCAAGG ACCAACAGGTGGAGGTGAAGGTTGTTGCAGGATCAGAGTCTGTCATCCTGCCCTGCCAAATAAAACCTGACCTGCCTGAGGACACCACGGTGGAGTGGACTCGAGCTGACCAAGAACTGGTCCATGTGTATTCAAACAGAAGTGACGACCTGACGAAACAGGACAGactttacagagaccgaacaaagatgaatgaagacctgctgagaactggagacctcagtctgaccctgaaataccccacagagagagacagtggaggatacatctgcaccatctacagggacaaagacatcctgagacagaaagtagtgctgcaggtcaaag AACCGTTTCCATCCTGGGCCACAGCTCTCCTGGTTTTTCTGCTTCTTGTTCTGGTTGTTTCTGCGgttcttttatttaatttctggCATCATATCATGTCAG TTATTccggtggaggtggaggtgttggagggggcggagtctgtccagctgcccttcaaaaccacaaGAAACCTGCTTGAAGATGTTAAAGTGTTGTGGGAACGTTATGATCCCAGAATGAAGGCCCACGTGTATCACAACGGCTCCGACCTGCCTGAAGAACAGAGTGAGGTTTACAGAGGCCGGACGAGGATGAAGGGAGACCCACTGAGAACTGGAGACCTGAGCCTGACTGTGGAAcagcccacagagagagacggTGGGGAGTACAAGTGTTTGGTCTGGAGGAGGGGAGACTTCATCAGAAAGAAAACCGTGAGGCTCAGAGTCAAAG gaagagttcaggtccaggatcaaactGCTGGTGAGCAGCTCTGA
- the LOC120438471 gene encoding uncharacterized protein LOC120438471 → MYNHYSSSWVSHLQIPWERFPLRLSHAITRGDRAHPEDRRSMVRIVLEAIQVHCRNPKRASCEEVAKIIVNRYPQTFADFTEKGERLGCGHYSLLRSIKSRVEHVFRDNTTHRLRQTKRIRNEEDCSPNSNATSPKKVRCLVDSYGCINWQPVERPEWETPASLEEKKHILLTIFNSEGPGAVERPDVDDFMCLTYISQRQLINSCPSLSVAEIQEQWSFLFTRKGLSNHFYKLTGIDISERLGQALITKGRRIINYFSSQKLKWNLGIRTLIQQIESEGVLTNNKVGTAAILLMMKYYREDEDSLFVLADGTSTRMSLEAESNLPITPRLIMLGQSLMTATCWMVSAEGRVIVELD, encoded by the exons ATGTACAACCATTACTCCAGCTCTTGGGTCTCACACTTACAGATTCCTTGGGAAAGATTTCCACTCCGACTGTCGCATGCAATCACAAGAGGAGACAGAGCTCATCCAGAGGACAGGAGAAGTATGGTCAGAATTGTTCTGGAGGCCATTCAAGTTCACTGCAGGAACCCTAAACGTGCATCTTGTGAAGAGGTTGCTAAAATCATTGTAAACAGATACCCTCAAACATTTGCAGATTTTactgaaaagggagaaagactgGGCTGTGGACATTATTCACTACTAAGAAGCATCAAATCTAGAGTTGAACATGTTTTTCGAGATAATACAACACATAGACTTCGTCAAACAAAGAGAATCAGGAATGAGGAAGACTGCAGTCCCAACAGTAATGCAACCTCACCTAAAAAAGTTAGATGCCTTGTTGATAGCTATGGTTGTATAAATTGGCAGCCAGTTGAACGTCCTGAGTGGGAAACGCCAGCTTCTTTAGAGGAAAAGAAGCACATCTTGTTAACAATTTTTAATTCAGAAGGACCTGGAGCTGTGGAGAGACCTGATGTGGATGACTTCATGTGCCTCACATATATTTCTCAGCGGCAGCTTATCAACAGTTGTCCCTCACTTTCAGTAGCTGAAATTCAGGAGCAGTGGTCATTCTTGTTTACTCGGAAAGGTCTTTCGAACCACTTTTACAAACTCACAGGCATCGATATCAGTGAGCGCTTAGGTCAGGCCCTCATAACCAAAGGCAGAAGGATTATTAACTATTTCTCCAGCCAGAAGCTCAAATGGAACCTTGGTATAAGGACACTCATCCAGCAGATAGAAAGTGAGGGAGTTTTGACCAACAACAAAGTTGGCACAGCAGCCATACTTCTCATGATGAAGTATTACAGGGAAGATGAAGACTCCCTCTTTGTCTTAGCAGAT GGAACATCTACCAGGATGTCCCTTGAAGCAGAGAGCAACCTGCCAATCACCCCAAGGCTGATTATGCTTG GACAAAGTTTGAtgaccgccacctgctggatgGTGAGTGCAGAGGGGCGTGTAATTGTTGAGCTGGACTAA